From the genome of Streptomyces sp. JH34:
GTCGCGAAGGACTCGTTCAGCCAGAGGTCGTTCCACCACTCCATGGTGACCAGGTCGCCGAACCACATGTGGGCCAGCTCGTGGAGGATCGTCTCGGCGCGCGTCTCGTAGGCCGCGTCCGTGACCTTCGAACGGAACACGTACTGGTCGCGGATGGTGACCGCGCCCGCGTTCTCCATCGCGCCCGCGTTGAACTCCGGGACGAAGAGCTGGTCGTACTTGGCGAAGGGGTACGCGTAGTCGAACTTCTCCTGGAACCAGTCGAAGCCCTGCCGGGTGACCGCGAAGATCTCGTCCGCGTCGAGGTACTCGGCGAGCGACGGCCGGCAGTAGATGCCGAGCGGGACCGACTGGCCGTCCTTCTCGTAGCTGCTGTGCACCGAGTGGTACGGACCGGCGATCAGCGCCGTGATGTAGGTGGAGATGCGCGGCGTCGGCTCGAAGGACCAGACGTCGTCCTTCGGCTCGGGCGTCGGCGAGTTGGAGATCACGGTCCAGCCGGACGGCGCCTTCACGGTGAACCGGAAGGTCGCCTTCAGGTCCGGCTGCTCGAAGCTGGCGAACACCCGCCGGGCGTCCGGGACCTCGAACTGGGTGTAGAGGTAGGCCTGCTCGTCGACCGGGTCGACGAAGCGGTGCAGGCCCTCGCCGGTGTTCGTGTACGAGCAGTCGGCGACGACCTTGAGCTCGTTGGCACCGGCCTGGAGGTGTTTCAGCGTGATCCGGGAGTCCCGGAAGACGGCTGCGATGTCCAGGTCCTTGCCGTTCAGCACGATGTCGTGCACGGCCGGGGCGACCAGATCGATGAAGGTCTCCGCACCGGCCTCGGCGGAGTCGAAGCGCACGGTGGTGACGGACCGGTAGGTGCCCCCGTCCTGCGCGCCGGAGAGGTCGAGATCGATCTCGTACGCGTCCACGGTCAGCAGGCGCGCCCGCTCCTGTGCCTCTTCGCGGGTCAGATTCGTGCCAGGCACGCGGTCATCTCCTTGATATGCGACGTTTTTGGTCATCCTTCCACGTGCGGAGGGCGCAGCGCGATGTCCGTTTTCCGCCGGACCCGCGCGGGCATCCGGGCCACCCTCGGACCATGACCGCATACGAGGCACGGCCCATCGAACCCAGCGCCCTGAAAGGCCTCCGGACGACCGACGACGCCGGACGCCCCTGCGTCCCGTACACGGCCACGGAGGGCGGCGATCCCCTGCGCTGCTGCCTGCGCGGTGCCGAGGCGGGGGAGCGGGTCGCACTCGTCTCCTACGCGCCGCTGAGGCGCTGGGCCGCGGAGACCTGGGCCCGCCCGGGGGCGTACGACGAACAGGGCCCGGTCTTCATCCACGCCGAGGAGTGCGAGGGCCCGGCGGCGGACCGGACCGGCTACCCGTTCTCCCGTACGGGCGCCATGCGCACGGTCCGGCGCTACGACGCGGACGGCGAGATCATCGGCGGCCGGCTGCTGGAGATCCCGGCCGCCCAGGAGAAGGGGTTCGACGCGGCCTTCGCGGAGGCCTTCGCCGACCCGGAGGTGGCGCTGGTGCACGTGCGGGCCGTGGAGTACGGGTGCTTCCACTTCGAGGTGCGACCGAACAGGGCGGGGAGGTAGCGCTCAGGTAGCCATTCTTTTCCTACTCAGGGTAGGATTGCCTCCATGAAGATCAGTGTGAGCCTGCCGCAGGAGGATGTCGCCTTCGTCGACGAGTACGCCGCGAAGACCGAGGCGGATTCCCGGTCGGCGGTCATACACGCCGCCATCGAGGCTCTGCGCGCCTCCAACCTGGAGGCCGACTACGAGGCAGCTTTCGCGGAGTGGGACGCGAGTGAGGACGCCGCGTTCTGGGACCGGTTCTCCGGGGACGGGCTGACCGATGAAGCGCGGTGACATCTACCTGGTCGAGTACGAACCAGTCCGAGGCAGTGAGGCCGACAAGGCGAGGCCCTCGGTGATCGTCTCGAACGACGGCGCCAACGCGGTAGTGGACCGGACCGGGCGCGGTGTGGTCACGGTTGTGCCGCTGACCTCCAACACCGCTCGGGTCTACCCTTTCCAGGTGCTGCTGCAGGCGGGCGAGTCAGGCCTGCCCAAGGACAGCAAAGTGCAGTGTGAGCAGGTACGCGCGATGGCGCACGAGCGGTTCCTGAAGCGCGTCGGGACCGTGCCGCGTCAGCGGATGGGGGAGATCGAGGCCGCCCTGCGCAGGCACCTCGCCCTCTGATACCGGCCCGCGCGCGAAGGGGCGGCCA
Proteins encoded in this window:
- a CDS encoding DUF1203 domain-containing protein, with the protein product MTAYEARPIEPSALKGLRTTDDAGRPCVPYTATEGGDPLRCCLRGAEAGERVALVSYAPLRRWAAETWARPGAYDEQGPVFIHAEECEGPAADRTGYPFSRTGAMRTVRRYDADGEIIGGRLLEIPAAQEKGFDAAFAEAFADPEVALVHVRAVEYGCFHFEVRPNRAGR
- a CDS encoding ribbon-helix-helix domain-containing protein; this translates as MKISVSLPQEDVAFVDEYAAKTEADSRSAVIHAAIEALRASNLEADYEAAFAEWDASEDAAFWDRFSGDGLTDEAR
- a CDS encoding type II toxin-antitoxin system PemK/MazF family toxin, which produces MKRGDIYLVEYEPVRGSEADKARPSVIVSNDGANAVVDRTGRGVVTVVPLTSNTARVYPFQVLLQAGESGLPKDSKVQCEQVRAMAHERFLKRVGTVPRQRMGEIEAALRRHLAL